Below is a window of Nicotiana tabacum cultivar K326 chromosome 19, ASM71507v2, whole genome shotgun sequence DNA.
GGTATGCAGAGAGGTGCGATAAAATTTGTGATCTTGTGTAGAAAAAGGCTCCAAAGAATGATCAGTTGACTTCTCATAAAATTCAGAAAGACATTATCATTGCATGTAAAATTGAAACAGTTAAAGCAATTATGGACGATCTAAATGGAGACTTTTTTGCATTGCTAGTTGATGAATCATGTGATGTATCACGCAAAGAGCAATTACCTATTGTCTTGCGATATGTTAATAGATATGGATCTATGGTGGAACATTTTATTAGGATCGTTCATGTTCGTAATACTACTGCTTTGTGTTTAAAGAAAGCAATTGTTGATTACATTGCTCAACATTCTTTGAGTTTATCTTATGTGCGTGGACAGTGCTATGATGGAGCAAGCAACATGCAAGGGGATTTACGTGGCCTCAAAACTTTGATTCAACAAGAAAGTAAATCTGCTTATTCCATTCATTATTTTGCACACCAACTTCAATTGACTCTTGTTGCGGTATCCAAAAAGTTTCTTGAAGTGGGAGAACTTGTATTGTTGGTTTCTAATGTATTGAATATAGTGGAAGGTTCTTTTAAACGTATGAATGATCTTCGAGAATCTCAAGCAGAAAAAAGTTCAAGAGGCATTAGACATGGGTAAACTTGAAACTGGTAGGGGTTTGAATCAAGAACTTGGTCTTGTTAGAGCTGCAGATACTCGTTGGGGTTCGCACTACAAATCTTTTAAGAACTTTATTTCTATGTTTGGCTCAATTATTAATGTTCTTGATACTATCGTTTTTGATGCCCGGACTTTAGAAGAAAGAGCTAAGGCAAAGGGATATCTTAGCACTTGTCAAACATTTGAGGTTGCTTTCATGTTGCACCTAATGAGAGATATTTTGGGGATCACAAATGAGCTTAATACATCCTTACAaaaaaaggagcaagatcttgcAAATGCTATTCTACTTGTTGAAGTGGCAAAGAGACGGTTGTAAAAGCTAAGAGAAGAAGAATGGGATTCACTTATTGATAAGGTATCTGCATTTTGTGTCAAGTATAATATTTTGATACCAAACTTTGATGACCTCTATGTTAACTCTGGAAGATCTCGACGTAAAGTTGCTGATTATACCATTTTACATCACTATCGTGTTGATATATTTTTTAAGATTATTGATTGGCAAGTTCAAGAATTCAATGCTCGTTTTAATGAGGTGACAACGAATTTGCTTGTTGGAGTAGCTTGCTTAAATCCAGTTGACTCATTTTCCAGTTTTGACATAAATAAGATATTGAGGATGGCTAAATTATATCCTGATGATTTTGATGAGAATATAACGGTTACACTCAAGAATCAGCTTGAAACTTATATTGTTGATATTCGTGATGTTGATGAAAGGTTCTCAAATCTACAAGGACTTGTTGATCTTTCTGAAACACTAGTTAAGACAAAGAAGCATTTGAATTATCCATTTGTGTTTCGCCTTGTGAAATTTGCTTTGCTTCTACCTGTTGCCACTGCTACCGTTGAAAGAACTTTTTCGGCGATGAAGTTGATCAAGAGTGAATTGCGAAACCGAATGAATGACGAATTCATGAGCGGTTGTTTGGTACCTTatgtagaaagaaaaatatttaacaccattTCTGATGAGACTATTATGAATATGTTTCAGGAAATGAAAACTCGTAGAGGACAGTtgtaataatatattttattaatatatttttttattgacCTCTTTATATATTTGCTTCTTCGTATTTTGAACCCGCTTGATAAAAATTCTGGGTCCGCCACTGACGCGCGCCTCTA
It encodes the following:
- the LOC107759142 gene encoding uncharacterized protein LOC107759142, which translates into the protein MQLEYKIRLKASIEVVRLLLNQGLAFRGHREDESSLNKDNFLEILSWYAERCDKIFKAIMDDLNGDFFALLVDESCDVSRKEQLPIVLRYVNRYGSMVEHFIRIVHVRNTTALCLKKAIVDYIAQHSLSLSYVRGQCYDGASNMQGDLRGLKTLIQQESKSAYSIHYFAHQLQLTLVAKKVQEALDMGKLETGRGLNQELGLVRAADTRWGSHYKSFKNFISMFGSIINVLDTIVFDARTLEERAKAKGYLSTCQTFEVAFMLHLMRDILGITNELNTSLQKKEQDLANAILLVEVAKRRSRRKVADYTILHHYRVDIFFKIIDWQVQEFNARFNEVTTNLLVGVACLNPVDSFSSFDINKILRMAKLYPDDFDENITVTLKNQLETYIVDIRDVDERFSNLQGLVDLSETLVKTKKHLNYPFVFRLVKFALLLPVATATVERTFSAMKLIKSELRNRMNDEFMSGCLVPYVERKIFNTISDETIMNMFQEMKTRRGQL